A single Tuberibacillus sp. Marseille-P3662 DNA region contains:
- a CDS encoding GNAT family N-acetyltransferase gives MVHHLITDRLLLRPYKRTDACRVQALAGEREVAETTLAIPHPYPVEAAESWIESHAKLIENGEAYPFAMVLRDDNWLIGTMTIRVDHQHNKGELAYWVGKDYWGQGYATEAAKRITQFGFDELTLNRVFAQAMSRNKGSTKVMEKVGMSYEGTLKQELFHWGKYEDVDVYGLLRSAYDQQ, from the coding sequence TTGGTTCATCATTTAATAACAGACCGTTTGCTTTTACGTCCTTATAAACGAACAGATGCTTGTAGGGTTCAAGCATTGGCAGGAGAGAGAGAAGTCGCAGAAACAACCCTAGCGATTCCTCATCCCTATCCAGTCGAAGCTGCCGAGTCTTGGATTGAAAGTCATGCCAAGCTCATTGAGAATGGGGAGGCTTATCCGTTTGCGATGGTTTTACGTGATGACAATTGGCTCATCGGCACAATGACTATAAGAGTTGATCACCAGCATAACAAGGGGGAACTGGCTTATTGGGTCGGCAAGGATTATTGGGGACAAGGGTATGCGACAGAAGCCGCTAAAAGAATTACCCAGTTTGGTTTTGATGAACTAACATTAAATCGTGTTTTTGCCCAAGCAATGAGCAGGAATAAAGGTTCAACGAAGGTGATGGAAAAGGTTGGGATGAGCTATGAAGGGACCCTGAAACAAGAGCTTTTCCATTGGGGAAAGTATGAAGATGTTGATGTATATGGCCTTTTGAGATCGGCGTATGATCAGCAGTAG
- a CDS encoding NUDIX hydrolase yields the protein MKIFDEHRNQIGMTTRQEAHKVGYWHETFQCWFVSREDQTYYIYFQIRSATKKDFPNLLDITAAGHLLADETVEDGVREVKEELGIHVSFEKLEPLGVIEDSIIQENFVDREFANVFLYPCQYPFAEYKLQKEEVSGIVKADFNNVYQLWLGDKRDISVEGFEINEDGRRDPIKKTVSKNSFVPHKHSYYESILKWIDQRINHTQT from the coding sequence GTGAAAATATTTGATGAACATCGAAATCAAATCGGAATGACCACGCGTCAAGAAGCACATAAAGTCGGTTACTGGCATGAGACATTCCAATGTTGGTTTGTCAGTCGAGAAGATCAAACATATTACATTTATTTTCAAATTCGTAGTGCTACCAAAAAGGATTTTCCAAATCTTTTAGATATTACAGCTGCTGGACACTTGTTAGCTGATGAAACGGTCGAGGATGGGGTCAGAGAAGTGAAAGAAGAACTGGGCATTCATGTCTCTTTTGAAAAACTAGAGCCGTTAGGAGTTATAGAAGATAGTATCATTCAAGAAAATTTTGTTGATAGAGAGTTCGCGAACGTCTTTTTATATCCATGTCAATATCCTTTTGCTGAATATAAACTACAAAAAGAAGAAGTATCAGGGATTGTTAAAGCAGATTTTAACAATGTTTATCAACTTTGGTTGGGAGACAAACGTGACATCAGCGTTGAGGGGTTTGAAATAAATGAGGATGGAAGACGTGACCCTATTAAAAAAACGGTCAGTAAAAATAGTTTTGTTCCACACAAGCATTCCTACTATGAAAGCATTCTAAAATGGATTGATCAGCGTATTAACCACACCCAAACGTGA